The following DNA comes from Candidatus Bathyanammoxibius amoris.
GGCAAAACCAGCGTCCTGGAGGAGCCGTTCTTCGTGCTTGCGACGCAGAACCCAATTGAGATGGAAGGCACGTATCCCCTCCCGGAGGCACAGATGGACAGGTTCTTTTTTAAACTGAACGTGCAATATCCGAGCTACGAAGAACTCAAGAGCATCCTTAACCAGACCACCAGGAGTGAAAGTTATGAAGTCGAAAGGGTGTTCACGGAAGACAAGGCCCTGGACAAGGTGCTGCAGATGCGGCGGCTGGTTAGAGACGTGATTATATCCTCGGAGGTTCAGGATTATATAGTAAACATTGTTATGGCCACACAGCCGGATAGTAATCATAATGCGGACGTTTTGAGTAGTGAGATGTGTGAATATGCGAGACGGTACATAAGTTACGGCACGAGTCCAAGGGGCGGGCAAGCCATAGTTCTGGCAGCTAAGACAGCCGCATTGTTAGACGGCAGGATAAACGTAAGCTTTGAGGACGTTGACAAGGTTGTCGTCGCAGCTCTGAACCACAGGATACTCTTGAATTTCGAGGCCGAAGCGGACAAGATTGGAACCCGTGACATTATTCAAAAGGTAATGGATGAGCTAAGGCCCGGGGAATAGTTGTTATGCTAAGGGATATTTTTACGCCCGGCTTCCTGCGCAGACTGGAATGTCTGAAGATCGACGTGAAGAGGGTCCACCTGTCGACCAGAAAGGGCGGCTACGAGTCGGTAAACAAAAAGGGTACCAGTCTCGAGTTCGCCGAATACCAGGAATATAATCCGGGTGACGACTTCAGGTACATAGATTGGAATCTCTACGGCAGGCTGGACAAGCTGCTTGTAAAGACGTTCAAAGAGGAGGTGGAACTCTCGGTCCACATACTCCTGGACGTCAGTCTTTCCATGCTTTACCCCGAGACCGACAAGAAGCTTGAGTACTCAAAAAAAA
Coding sequences within:
- a CDS encoding MoxR family ATPase; protein product: MSARTASVRMTKATTDTTDEVKAFSKNFRAMMDEIGRVIVGNKELIRDILIAFFCGGHVLIEGLPGLGKTLLVKSLSKALGFEFKRIQFTPDLMPADIIGTQLVVEGEDGRKVFKFSKGPIFGNIILADEINRSTPKTQSALLEAMGEHQVTVAGKTSVLEEPFFVLATQNPIEMEGTYPLPEAQMDRFFFKLNVQYPSYEELKSILNQTTRSESYEVERVFTEDKALDKVLQMRRLVRDVIISSEVQDYIVNIVMATQPDSNHNADVLSSEMCEYARRYISYGTSPRGGQAIVLAAKTAALLDGRINVSFEDVDKVVVAALNHRILLNFEAEADKIGTRDIIQKVMDELRPGE